A region from the Calditrichota bacterium genome encodes:
- a CDS encoding ATP-dependent Clp protease ATP-binding subunit: protein ATKLKDRDIEVELTKGARELLATKGFDPVFGARPLRRTIQKMVEDPIAEEILRGRFGDGSRIRIGHKGGNLTFTEIGRKQVRREGPREEGRTEAVSN from the coding sequence TGGCGACGAAGCTGAAAGATCGCGACATCGAGGTGGAGTTGACCAAAGGGGCGCGGGAACTGCTGGCCACCAAGGGCTTCGACCCGGTGTTTGGCGCGCGGCCGCTGCGGCGGACCATCCAGAAGATGGTCGAAGACCCCATTGCCGAGGAGATCCTGCGTGGCCGCTTCGGTGACGGTAGCCGCATTCGCATCGGCCACAAAGGGGGCAACCTGACTTTCACCGAGATCGGTCGCAAGCAGGTGCGCCGCGAAGGCCCACGCGAGGAGGGACGGACCGAGGCGGTGAGCAATTGA